A genomic stretch from Methanobrevibacter sp. includes:
- a CDS encoding cysteine peptidase family C39 domain-containing protein, with protein sequence MKYSKTEMKTAAKTIRKNIKKGNGRPEKIKMTDTNGDKHKLKLKQYLGLFKQWNIFRLKNGRYPNYVTYVGKSKEPTVINYQDNGYQCACASFNMALQSLFDWEDETTIAQAFNTGKYGTSPSDMINGAKKFGYKIQPINRNQKALQKAFDKGYGVIAHIDTIKAPCLGYKNNYGHYINIQRITKAGNYRVFDPTKGVLSVKPSCIDNAMLNRTLNYYQVVIE encoded by the coding sequence ATGAAATATAGTAAAACGGAAATGAAAACCGCCGCCAAAACCATTCGTAAAAATATTAAAAAAGGTAACGGCAGACCCGAAAAAATCAAAATGACCGATACTAACGGGGATAAACACAAATTAAAACTAAAACAATACCTCGGATTATTCAAACAATGGAACATCTTCAGATTAAAAAATGGTAGATATCCTAATTATGTAACTTATGTTGGTAAATCCAAAGAACCAACAGTAATTAATTATCAAGACAATGGGTATCAATGTGCCTGTGCATCATTCAATATGGCATTACAATCCTTATTTGACTGGGAGGATGAAACCACCATTGCCCAAGCATTCAACACTGGTAAATACGGAACTAGTCCATCTGATATGATTAATGGTGCAAAGAAATTTGGTTACAAAATACAACCAATCAATCGTAACCAAAAAGCATTACAAAAAGCATTCGACAAAGGCTACGGAGTAATAGCACATATCGACACCATTAAAGCTCCTTGCCTAGGTTACAAGAACAATTATGGACATTACATTAACATACAAAGAATAACCAAAGCCGGAAACTATCGTGTATTTGACCCAACCAAAGGAGTATTAAGCGTTAAACCCTCATGTATTGATAATGCAATGTTAAACCGTACACTTAATTATTATCAGGTAGTGATAGAATGA